TGCTTAAATAGGGGAATTTCTCAATCTTTTTCATGTTTGTTCAGGAACTTAAAGAACTTCTCAAGGGAACCTTGGATGTTGATGAAACACTCATTGAAATTCCAAAAGCAGAATTTGGAGACCTCGCATATCCTTGTTTTAAAGAAGCAAAACAACGCAAACAATCACCTGCTCAAATAGCGCAAAACATCGCACAAGAACTCAAAGATGATATACCTACCCATCCGGTTTTTGAAAACGTAGAAGCAAAAGGGCCATACTTAAACTTCTTTATCAAACCACGGGTGATCGCTCAAAAAGCAATGCAGAGCAGTTTTACATCCGAGAAGAAAGATGAAACTATTGTTATTGACTATTCAAGCCCAAATATTGCAAAACCCTTTAGCATTGCACATCTACGCTCAACCGCAATTGGTAATGCACTCAAACATATCTACAAATCAAGAGGCTACACGGTAATCGGAGTAAACCACCTTGGAGACTGGGGAACACAATTCGGAAAACTCATTGCAGCATATGAATTGTGGGGGGATGAAAAACAACTCGAAAAAAATCCTCTCGACCACCTCATTGATATCTATCAAAAATTCTCAGAACAAGAAAAACTCGACCCGTCCCTTACTGAGAAAGGAAGAGAATGGTTTAAACGATTAGAAGAAGGTGACGAACAAGCAGTACAACTTTGGGAATTATTCAGAGAATTAAGCCTAGCAGAATTCAAAAAATACTACTCGCGACTCAAGGTTGAGTTCGACTCCTTCAAAGGTGAGGCATTCTACATTGACAAACTTGATGAAACGATTCAAAAAGTCAAGCAAAAGGTTCGTGTTGAAGAAAGTGAAGGAGCACAAGTAATAAAATTAGATCAATTCAAGCAACCGCCACTCATCCTCATAAAATCAAACGGAACCACTACCTATCACACAAGAGATCTTGCAGCAGTGTTCTATCGACTAGAAGAATACCATCCTAAAAAAATAATTTATGTTACGGACAAGCGCCAAAAATTACATTTTGAACAGCTCTTCAACGCGCTAAGCCTTATGGGCTATGATAAAAACATGTTCTCCCATGTAGACTTTGGCACCATGACCTTTGAAGGACAGGTCATGTCAACACGTGAAGGAACCTTCATTTTCCTTGAACAAGTTCTTGACCTTGCAATAGAAAAAGCCAAATCAATCATAGAAGAGAAAAATCCTCAGCTCAAAAATAAAGACAAGGTTGCAGAGCAAGTCGGAATAGGTGCAATCATCTTCCATGATCTTGTAAATGATCGCACAAAAGACATAGACTTCTCATGGGAAAAAGCACTCTCCTTTGATGGTGCATCAGCACCCTACGTACAATACACGCATGCTAGAATCAGTGCAATTCTACGAAAAAAATCACCGCAACCACAACCAGATTTTACCGTTATAAACTCAAAAGAAGAACGTAAACTCTTGCGACACATGTTGTTATTCAATGATGCAATTGATGATGCTTGCAAACAAGAAAAACCCCATATCATTGCACACTACTTACTTGACTTATGTCAGCTGTACAATACCTTCTACGCACATTGCCAAGTACTCTGCGAAGATGAAACCCTCATGAATGCACGACTGCACATCTGTAAAAAAGTAAAAGAAATAATTCAGTACGGACTCTCCCTTCTTGGCATAGAAGCTCCTGAGGAGATGTAGCTATGATACTCTCAATCCCCTTCGCACACCAGCATACCGGAAAAGGCAAAGGAGCTATTAACGCGCCCCAAGCTATTATCACAGCTCTTAACAATTTCTTCTCAAGCGAAAAAGGAAAACCTTTCCAGAAACCCGAAGTGAAGACTGTAAACGTTGATCTTAGCAACGCGCAGGAGACTAATGAGCGTATCGCCAGAGCAGTAACCGAGCACAACCCGCGCATCATCCTTGGAGGAGACCACTCCATCACCTACGCAAGTGTCAAAGGGTTTATGAAGAACAACCCCGGAGCAGGACTCCTCGTTTTTGACGCGCACCCAGACCTTGTACATAATCACAACCCCCCAACCCAAGAAGATTACTTGATTACTCTTATCGAAGAAGGCATCATCGATCCCAAGAAAATCATCCTCATCGGTCTTCGCAACTGGGAGCAAAGCGAAATCGCCTATCTCAAAATGCACAAAATCAACCACTTCACCATGGACCAAATTTATCAACAAGGATTCCCCGATATTATCCAAGGAGTCA
Above is a window of Candidatus Woesearchaeota archaeon DNA encoding:
- a CDS encoding arginine--tRNA ligase; its protein translation is MFVQELKELLKGTLDVDETLIEIPKAEFGDLAYPCFKEAKQRKQSPAQIAQNIAQELKDDIPTHPVFENVEAKGPYLNFFIKPRVIAQKAMQSSFTSEKKDETIVIDYSSPNIAKPFSIAHLRSTAIGNALKHIYKSRGYTVIGVNHLGDWGTQFGKLIAAYELWGDEKQLEKNPLDHLIDIYQKFSEQEKLDPSLTEKGREWFKRLEEGDEQAVQLWELFRELSLAEFKKYYSRLKVEFDSFKGEAFYIDKLDETIQKVKQKVRVEESEGAQVIKLDQFKQPPLILIKSNGTTTYHTRDLAAVFYRLEEYHPKKIIYVTDKRQKLHFEQLFNALSLMGYDKNMFSHVDFGTMTFEGQVMSTREGTFIFLEQVLDLAIEKAKSIIEEKNPQLKNKDKVAEQVGIGAIIFHDLVNDRTKDIDFSWEKALSFDGASAPYVQYTHARISAILRKKSPQPQPDFTVINSKEERKLLRHMLLFNDAIDDACKQEKPHIIAHYLLDLCQLYNTFYAHCQVLCEDETLMNARLHICKKVKEIIQYGLSLLGIEAPEEM
- a CDS encoding arginase family protein — encoded protein: MILSIPFAHQHTGKGKGAINAPQAIITALNNFFSSEKGKPFQKPEVKTVNVDLSNAQETNERIARAVTEHNPRIILGGDHSITYASVKGFMKNNPGAGLLVFDAHPDLVHNHNPPTQEDYLITLIEEGIIDPKKIILIGLRNWEQSEIAYLKMHKINHFTMDQIYQQGFPDIIQGVMEVIRSWPACYVSLDIDVCDPAHAPGTGWIEPGGITSRDVLFAVQRLQLIEQVKCMDIVEVDPAKDVNGMTVQLAAKIVVETIS